In the Variovorax sp. S12S4 genome, one interval contains:
- a CDS encoding DUF6896 domain-containing protein yields the protein MNDGLIEELVQWQRRLSEALLQRCPEVQGNKWLLGVQIAEDLEVQGERWEAQKHGAGVVFTRRAPAPHLVVDMHVVVSDPEVIDPWRVQQFAESKGQPLSYDEAESLLRRSSVG from the coding sequence ATGAATGATGGCCTGATAGAAGAACTGGTCCAGTGGCAGCGAAGACTTAGTGAGGCGCTGCTGCAGCGTTGCCCCGAGGTGCAGGGGAATAAATGGCTCCTCGGCGTTCAGATAGCTGAGGATCTCGAAGTTCAGGGCGAGCGTTGGGAAGCACAGAAACACGGAGCTGGCGTGGTCTTCACCCGGCGAGCTCCAGCACCCCACCTCGTCGTCGATATGCACGTGGTTGTCAGCGACCCGGAGGTAATTGACCCTTGGCGAGTACAGCAATTCGCCGAATCGAAGGGCCAGCCTTTGAGTTATGACGAAGCCGAGTCCCTGCTTCGCCGATCATCGGTGGGTTGA
- a CDS encoding NAD(P)-dependent oxidoreductase, translating to MSAIIVTGADLAPQALALLEGHEVVYAGKTPTEEDLVALCRAHDPVAIIVRYGKVGASVMDAAPSLKVISKHGSGTDTIDKAAASVRGIEVVAAVGANAAAVAEQALALLLACAKSVVALDARMHSGHWDKATHKSLELGGRTIGLVGLGAIGMRFARTADALGMRVLGFDPFAKNLPAHVEAVDLATLWRESDAISLHCPLTEDNRGLLNAQTLAQCKRGVIVVNTARGGLIDEDALLEAVRSGQVAMAGLDSFAVEPMAPGHPFQGEKRIVLSPHIGGVTGDAYVNMGVGAAKNLLQVLARQAATN from the coding sequence GTGAGCGCCATCATCGTGACGGGCGCCGACCTGGCGCCGCAAGCTCTCGCACTGCTCGAGGGGCATGAGGTCGTCTACGCGGGCAAGACACCGACCGAGGAAGACCTGGTTGCCCTGTGCCGCGCGCATGATCCGGTGGCCATCATCGTGCGCTACGGCAAAGTGGGCGCGTCCGTCATGGACGCCGCTCCATCGCTCAAGGTGATATCGAAGCACGGCAGCGGTACCGACACGATCGACAAGGCGGCGGCGAGCGTCCGCGGCATCGAGGTGGTCGCGGCGGTAGGCGCCAACGCCGCAGCCGTCGCCGAGCAGGCCCTGGCATTGCTGCTTGCCTGCGCCAAGTCGGTGGTGGCGCTGGACGCGCGCATGCATTCCGGCCACTGGGACAAGGCCACGCACAAGAGCCTCGAGCTCGGCGGCCGCACCATCGGCCTGGTGGGGCTGGGTGCGATCGGCATGCGCTTTGCGCGCACGGCCGATGCGCTCGGCATGCGCGTGCTGGGGTTCGACCCGTTCGCCAAAAATCTGCCGGCCCATGTCGAAGCGGTGGACCTTGCCACGCTCTGGCGCGAATCCGACGCCATCTCGCTGCACTGCCCGCTGACGGAAGACAACCGGGGCCTGCTCAACGCACAGACGCTGGCGCAATGCAAGCGCGGGGTGATCGTCGTCAACACGGCCCGCGGCGGCCTGATCGACGAGGATGCCCTGCTCGAAGCCGTGCGCTCGGGCCAGGTCGCCATGGCCGGGCTCGACAGCTTCGCGGTCGAACCGATGGCACCCGGCCACCCTTTCCAGGGCGAAAAACGCATTGTGCTGAGCCCGCACATCGGCGGCGTGACCGGCGATGCCTATGTGAACATGGGCGTGGGTGCCGCGAAGAACTTGCTGCAGGTGCTCGCGCGCCAGGCCGCGACCAACTGA
- a CDS encoding tripartite tricarboxylate transporter substrate binding protein has translation MIHNTIRRMLGACLLAAAASAQAAFPERPITLVVPYAPGGSADALARVLAVRVGAKLGTSVIVDNKPGASGTIGASFAAKAAPDGYTVLYDATPYSINPHLFPRMPFAANALQPLALVALAPNIVIVRAESPVKTIKDLADKARSEPGKINFASGGSGTVQRLAAELLRQRLGLDMVHVGYKSGGPAIVDTMGGQVDFMFSTIAASYPLVSSGKLRALAVSSPQRSPRLPDVPTIAETVAPGYEAYEWNGLLLPAGTPAAVAEKLHKAVVEVLKEDEVKRRFVDVGVQPVGSTPAEFAEFLKKEDAKWADVIRKGSIKLD, from the coding sequence ATGATTCACAACACCATCCGGCGCATGCTCGGCGCCTGCCTTCTTGCCGCCGCCGCGTCTGCGCAGGCCGCCTTTCCGGAGCGGCCCATCACGCTCGTGGTGCCGTATGCGCCCGGCGGTTCCGCCGATGCGCTCGCGCGGGTGCTCGCGGTGCGCGTCGGCGCGAAGCTCGGCACCAGCGTGATCGTCGACAACAAGCCAGGCGCCAGCGGCACCATCGGTGCGAGCTTTGCCGCCAAGGCCGCACCCGACGGCTACACGGTGCTGTACGACGCAACGCCGTACTCGATCAACCCGCACCTTTTTCCGCGCATGCCGTTCGCCGCCAACGCCTTGCAGCCGCTGGCGCTGGTCGCGCTGGCACCCAACATCGTCATCGTGCGCGCGGAGTCGCCCGTCAAGACCATCAAGGATCTAGCGGACAAGGCCAGGTCGGAGCCCGGGAAGATCAACTTCGCATCTGGCGGCAGCGGCACCGTGCAGCGCCTTGCAGCTGAACTGTTGCGCCAGCGGCTCGGTCTGGACATGGTGCACGTCGGCTACAAGAGCGGCGGCCCGGCCATCGTCGACACCATGGGCGGACAGGTCGACTTCATGTTCAGCACCATCGCCGCGTCATATCCGCTGGTGTCCAGCGGCAAGCTGCGCGCGCTGGCGGTGTCGTCGCCGCAGCGCTCGCCGCGCCTGCCCGACGTGCCGACCATTGCCGAGACCGTCGCGCCCGGCTACGAGGCGTACGAATGGAATGGCCTGCTGCTGCCCGCCGGCACCCCTGCCGCTGTCGCCGAGAAGCTCCACAAGGCCGTGGTCGAGGTGCTGAAGGAGGACGAGGTCAAGCGGCGCTTCGTCGACGTGGGCGTGCAGCCGGTGGGCTCGACGCCGGCCGAGTTCGCCGAGTTCCTGAAGAAGGAAGATGCCAAGTGGGCGGACGTGATCCGCAAGGGCAGCATCAAGCTCGACTGA
- a CDS encoding DMT family transporter: MRINTLKTNPNACRPGPATEWALLALLATLWGASYTFIKIGVATIPPLTLIASRTLVAGLLLLAVLRLRGVRLPRDAASWRRFMLQACFNSVLPFTLIAWAERSVGAGLATILNSTSPIFIFLLGLGLQGAEKSSLLRLVGVGAGLAGICLIVGFEALGGLGRSLLAQLALVAAAVCYACAATLGRMFRGLDPMVPAAGSLLSGAAVLLPASLIVDRPWTLTPAAESVLAVLALAVFSTALAFTIYFRLIRTLGPMSTSAQAYLRVPIGVAIGVTFFGERLAPTAWLGLACILVGVIAMTLPTRSRRVEVGLDR; this comes from the coding sequence ATGCGCATCAACACCCTCAAAACCAACCCGAACGCGTGCCGGCCCGGGCCGGCCACAGAATGGGCATTGCTCGCACTGCTTGCCACCCTCTGGGGCGCTTCGTACACCTTCATCAAGATCGGTGTGGCGACCATTCCACCACTCACACTGATCGCGTCGCGCACGCTTGTCGCCGGCCTGCTGCTACTCGCTGTACTGCGGCTGCGCGGCGTGCGGCTACCTCGCGATGCGGCGAGCTGGCGACGTTTCATGTTGCAGGCATGCTTCAACAGCGTCCTGCCCTTTACGCTGATCGCCTGGGCCGAACGGAGCGTGGGTGCAGGCCTCGCGACCATCCTCAACTCGACTTCGCCCATCTTCATCTTTCTGCTTGGTCTTGGCCTACAAGGCGCAGAGAAATCTTCGCTGCTGAGGCTGGTAGGCGTGGGCGCAGGGTTGGCGGGCATTTGCCTGATCGTGGGCTTTGAAGCCTTAGGTGGGCTCGGGCGCTCCTTGCTCGCGCAGTTGGCCCTGGTCGCAGCCGCCGTCTGCTACGCCTGTGCGGCTACGCTCGGACGCATGTTCAGAGGCCTTGACCCGATGGTGCCGGCTGCAGGCTCGCTGCTGAGCGGCGCGGCGGTTCTGCTGCCCGCCAGTCTGATCGTAGACAGGCCCTGGACATTGACCCCTGCTGCCGAGTCGGTGCTGGCGGTATTGGCGCTCGCCGTGTTCTCGACCGCATTGGCCTTCACGATCTACTTCCGGCTCATCCGCACGCTGGGCCCGATGTCGACCTCCGCGCAGGCTTACCTGAGGGTACCGATCGGAGTCGCGATCGGCGTGACGTTCTTTGGCGAACGGCTGGCCCCCACCGCGTGGCTCGGTCTGGCGTGCATCTTGGTCGGCGTCATCGCAATGACATTGCCCACCCGCAGTAGGCGCGTCGAGGTCGGCCTCGATCGATGA
- a CDS encoding MFS transporter — MSSQAQEAPPLSVLIALSALAVLPINMFVPSLPSIAKDLDVEFAVVNVAIAGYALATALTHLIAGTLSDRFGRKPVALIAMAIFVAASIGCSLAVDIRTFLLCRLLQGAVIAGYAVSLGSIRDTSDERAVASRIGYVSSAWAVAPMIGPVLGGMLDSRFGWRANFIAFALLGIAGLYLVAFHLPETNRHPSKSVVLQFRGYGELLRSRQFFAHALCMALASGTLYVFLGGTTGRSATRRHVWHGAWLLHGTGPCRLHHWELRCWTRRFPPTL; from the coding sequence ATGTCCTCGCAAGCTCAGGAAGCCCCGCCTCTTTCGGTCCTGATTGCTCTTTCTGCACTCGCGGTCCTGCCGATCAACATGTTCGTGCCCTCACTGCCGAGCATCGCCAAGGACCTCGACGTGGAATTTGCTGTGGTCAACGTCGCCATCGCCGGGTACGCCTTGGCCACCGCGCTCACACATCTGATTGCGGGCACCCTCTCGGACAGGTTTGGACGGAAGCCTGTGGCGTTGATCGCAATGGCCATTTTTGTGGCGGCCTCCATCGGCTGCAGCTTAGCGGTCGACATTCGCACGTTCCTCTTGTGTCGTTTACTCCAGGGCGCGGTGATCGCGGGATATGCGGTGTCCCTTGGTTCCATTCGCGACACCTCGGACGAGCGTGCAGTGGCCAGCCGGATCGGCTATGTTTCTTCTGCTTGGGCCGTGGCTCCGATGATCGGGCCGGTCCTTGGTGGAATGCTCGATTCGCGCTTCGGCTGGCGCGCAAACTTCATCGCGTTCGCACTCCTCGGTATCGCCGGTCTGTACCTGGTGGCGTTTCATCTGCCAGAGACGAACCGTCACCCATCAAAATCCGTCGTGCTGCAGTTCAGGGGGTATGGCGAACTACTGCGCTCGAGGCAATTTTTCGCACATGCTCTTTGCATGGCCCTCGCCTCGGGGACGCTGTATGTCTTCCTCGGGGGCACCACTGGTCGCAGCGCAACGCGGCGACACGTCTGGCATGGCGCTTGGCTTTTACATGGGACTGGTCCCTGCCGGCTTCATCATTGGGAGCTACGTTGTTGGACACGCCGGTTCCCACCGACCCTCTAA
- a CDS encoding RraA family protein, whose amino-acid sequence MPSDLPDIIRNFERVPAHIVAQAAHFQPAILADVAGRRGAVDGRIKALRPRMKLAGTAITVEVRPGDNLMIHAAIAMAKPGDVLVIDGKGDQTAALMGTIMMTACKKLGIAGVVMDGACRDSGEIDEMDFPVFCVGTNPNGPTKNIGGRIGHPVSIGGVTVNPGDFVIGDGDGVVVVEREKIESLLPLAKKKVEDEAARIAAIKEGNTTAKWLDAALRTAGVLKEGETL is encoded by the coding sequence ATGCCTTCCGATCTTCCCGACATCATTCGCAACTTCGAACGCGTGCCCGCGCACATCGTGGCCCAGGCGGCCCACTTTCAACCGGCGATCCTGGCCGACGTGGCGGGGCGCCGCGGTGCGGTGGACGGCCGCATCAAGGCACTGCGTCCCCGCATGAAGCTCGCCGGCACGGCCATCACGGTGGAAGTGCGCCCCGGCGACAACCTCATGATCCACGCCGCCATCGCCATGGCCAAGCCCGGCGACGTGCTGGTGATCGACGGCAAGGGTGACCAGACCGCGGCGCTCATGGGCACGATCATGATGACCGCGTGCAAGAAGCTCGGCATCGCCGGCGTCGTGATGGACGGCGCATGCCGTGACAGCGGCGAGATCGACGAGATGGACTTCCCCGTCTTCTGCGTCGGCACCAATCCGAACGGCCCGACCAAGAACATCGGCGGGCGCATCGGCCATCCGGTGTCGATCGGCGGCGTCACGGTGAACCCCGGCGACTTTGTCATTGGCGACGGTGACGGCGTGGTCGTGGTGGAGCGCGAGAAGATCGAGTCCCTGCTGCCGCTTGCCAAGAAGAAGGTCGAAGACGAGGCCGCGCGCATCGCTGCCATCAAGGAGGGGAACACCACCGCCAAATGGCTCGATGCGGCGCTGCGCACCGCCGGCGTGCTGAAAGAAGGCGAGACGCTGTGA
- a CDS encoding SMP-30/gluconolactonase/LRE family protein, producing MYLLHAPQVLELQTFTTMPGIFRRQERSAWADANRGGQPTDSFLEGPVFDDAGNLYVSDIPFGRIFRIDAAGEWTQVAEYDGEPNGMKFIDAHTLLVTDYKNGLMRVDVRTGHVTPHRQRRNTESFKGVNDLVLDAEGNIYFTDQGQSGLHDPSGRLYRLRPNGQLDLLLSNVPSPNGVALSPDGRLLYLAVTRGNCIWRVPLLPDGSVAKVSQFFTSYGPSGPDGLAVDTQGRLLVANPGLGYVWVLNQRAEPVMVLRGPAGASTTNIAFGGPGRATLFVTDSTHGNVLKLVLDTPGVALHRGPLPGQQAEKY from the coding sequence TTGTACCTACTGCATGCGCCCCAGGTGCTGGAGCTCCAGACCTTCACCACCATGCCCGGCATCTTCCGGCGGCAAGAGCGGAGCGCCTGGGCCGACGCCAACCGCGGAGGCCAACCCACCGATTCCTTTCTCGAAGGCCCCGTGTTCGACGACGCCGGCAATCTCTACGTCTCGGACATTCCCTTTGGCCGGATCTTTCGCATAGACGCCGCGGGCGAATGGACGCAGGTTGCGGAGTACGACGGCGAGCCGAACGGCATGAAGTTCATCGACGCGCACACGCTTCTCGTCACCGACTACAAGAACGGACTGATGCGCGTCGACGTGCGCACCGGCCATGTCACGCCGCACCGGCAGCGGCGCAACACCGAGAGCTTCAAGGGCGTCAACGATCTTGTGCTCGACGCAGAGGGCAACATCTACTTCACCGACCAGGGCCAGAGCGGATTGCACGATCCGTCGGGCCGGCTCTATCGCTTGCGCCCGAATGGGCAGCTCGACCTGCTGCTCTCCAACGTGCCGAGTCCGAACGGCGTGGCGCTGTCCCCCGATGGCAGGCTGCTGTATCTCGCGGTGACGCGCGGCAACTGCATCTGGCGCGTTCCGTTGCTGCCCGACGGCAGCGTGGCCAAGGTGAGCCAGTTCTTTACCTCCTACGGCCCCAGCGGCCCCGATGGACTTGCGGTCGACACACAGGGGCGCCTGCTGGTCGCCAATCCTGGCCTCGGCTACGTGTGGGTGCTCAACCAGCGCGCGGAACCTGTGATGGTGCTGCGCGGCCCGGCCGGTGCGTCGACGACCAACATCGCGTTCGGCGGGCCCGGCAGAGCGACGCTCTTCGTGACCGACTCCACCCACGGCAATGTGCTGAAGCTGGTGCTGGATACGCCTGGGGTCGCATTGCATCGCGGGCCGCTGCCCGGGCAGCAAGCAGAGAAATACTGA
- a CDS encoding GFA family protein has product MPFVLDGGCLCGAVKFRVKQAPLRTLVCHCTFCQRMTGSSFYANSVFPVEAVEFNDGEIRKYEHTSDVSGKKVYVEFCPTCGTTVGLTFERWPNLRALSRGCYDNPNAVEVAANIWTRSAQSGVALPAEIDCFAKARLTPEGQPEHPAKYPVPVMAR; this is encoded by the coding sequence ATGCCGTTTGTTCTTGACGGTGGCTGCCTCTGCGGAGCGGTCAAGTTCCGCGTCAAACAGGCGCCGCTTAGAACCCTTGTTTGTCACTGCACTTTCTGTCAGCGGATGACGGGCTCCTCGTTCTACGCCAACTCCGTATTCCCCGTCGAGGCAGTCGAGTTCAACGATGGCGAGATACGCAAGTACGAGCACACATCGGATGTAAGCGGGAAGAAGGTCTATGTCGAGTTCTGCCCAACTTGCGGAACGACCGTCGGCCTTACCTTTGAGCGCTGGCCCAATCTGCGCGCACTCTCTCGGGGCTGCTACGACAACCCCAATGCGGTGGAGGTAGCGGCGAACATTTGGACCCGCTCGGCGCAATCGGGCGTCGCCCTGCCTGCTGAGATTGACTGCTTTGCGAAGGCAAGGCTGACCCCCGAAGGGCAGCCGGAGCATCCTGCCAAGTATCCAGTACCAGTCATGGCCCGGTAG
- a CDS encoding Bug family tripartite tricarboxylate transporter substrate binding protein: protein MPHRALTAAASRRLIGIAAITLLAGATLMAHSTASAQAYPSRPIKLIVPFPAGGGTDLIAREVANKVAVANGWSIIIDNKPGSGGNLGVDAAAKAPADGYTLVLGQTSNLAINPTLYAKLPYNPEKDLTPIVEVASAPLVLVVAADSPYKTLADVVAAAKAKPESLNYASSGSGTVAHLATEMFQKTAAVKFTHVPYKGAAQGSTDLIGGQIQMYMSSVPTLIGYVKNGKMRALAVTSPKRTADLPSVPTVAESGFKGFEAVTWFGVAGPAGLPKDVVAKLNGAFNKALQDPEVRKKLASQGADALGGTPEQFAKLIHDDIGRWGKIVKESGAKVD, encoded by the coding sequence ATGCCACATCGCGCCCTCACGGCGGCTGCTTCGCGCCGCCTCATCGGCATCGCCGCCATCACGCTACTTGCCGGTGCAACGCTCATGGCGCACTCGACGGCGTCCGCACAGGCGTATCCATCGCGCCCTATCAAGCTGATCGTTCCCTTTCCGGCTGGCGGCGGCACCGACCTTATTGCACGTGAAGTTGCCAACAAGGTGGCCGTTGCGAACGGATGGTCGATCATCATCGACAACAAGCCCGGCTCCGGCGGCAACCTGGGCGTGGATGCCGCAGCCAAGGCACCCGCCGACGGCTACACGCTGGTGCTGGGCCAGACCAGCAACCTGGCGATCAACCCCACGCTCTACGCCAAGCTGCCTTACAACCCCGAGAAGGACCTGACCCCCATCGTCGAGGTTGCAAGCGCGCCGCTCGTCCTTGTGGTGGCTGCGGACTCGCCCTACAAGACGCTCGCCGACGTGGTGGCCGCTGCCAAGGCCAAGCCCGAGTCGCTGAACTACGCCAGTTCCGGCAGCGGCACGGTGGCGCATCTCGCCACCGAGATGTTCCAGAAGACGGCAGCCGTCAAGTTTACGCACGTTCCGTACAAGGGCGCTGCGCAAGGTTCGACCGACCTGATCGGCGGGCAGATCCAGATGTACATGTCGTCGGTGCCGACGCTGATCGGCTACGTCAAGAACGGAAAGATGCGCGCCCTTGCCGTGACCTCGCCCAAGCGCACCGCGGACCTGCCGTCGGTGCCCACCGTTGCGGAATCGGGCTTCAAGGGCTTTGAAGCCGTCACCTGGTTCGGCGTTGCCGGGCCGGCGGGCTTGCCGAAGGACGTGGTCGCCAAGCTGAACGGTGCGTTCAACAAGGCGCTGCAGGACCCGGAGGTCAGGAAAAAGCTCGCCAGCCAGGGTGCCGATGCGCTCGGCGGAACGCCCGAGCAGTTCGCCAAGCTGATCCATGACGACATCGGCCGCTGGGGCAAGATCGTCAAGGAATCCGGCGCCAAGGTCGACTGA